TGCTCCATTGGTGCTGAGGGATCCATTCACGCCGTTAGCTGCAAAGAACAGCACAATGATATTTTATACCTATATGCAATGCAGATTTGAGGCAGGAGACACATACTACTGTAGCTTGTATtatcacaataaaacaataaaacattgtcatttagagcatttatttgcagaaatagaGAAATGACAAAATGCccttcagactttaaataatgcaaagaaaacaagttttaagagttcagaaatcaatatttggtggaataaccctggttttaattacagttttcatgcagcttggcatgttctcctccgccagtcttacacactgcttttggataacttcatgccactactggtgcaaaaattcaagcagttcattttggtttgatgtcttgttatcatccatcttactcttgattatactccagaggttttttaatttggtaaaatcaaagaaattcatcattttaaatggtctcttactttttttccagagctgtataataggaaatgagaacagtgtgaattttaattttgctaaaaacagcaaaaaaaaaaaaacaacaaaaaaaaaaacactaccctgatgtgatattaGGGGTGGGttttatggcacgatatttcacaatattaaaaaatgttggcgatattataaataattattaatcatatcctgtggtaaattaatatgttcagaaccctgttgCCCTGTGTATGTACTCCAGAACATCACCTGACACTCTGAATTACGAGGTCTTTAAAAAGTCAAAATACTAATACTGCTACaaataagctaatgctacagcgcactgaATTGATATGATTAGACTCGAGTGTCTTAAATAGTTAGCACACTTCTCTAATGTGGTAGCTAAATGGTTTCAGCACGTTTAGTTTGGTTAGCAGTAGGTGACCACACTGGTCCATCAATATTAGCAGCTTAATAATACTGGTCTACCACCTAGGtcagaccagctaaaccattaaaccTACAGGCTTATGAAATGATCTGCTGTGCTGGTTAGCAAGCTGGTTGAGCAgcctagctcttgaccagcataacAGATGATCTCATAAGCCTAtgggtttgatggtttagctggtctgaCCAGGGTGGTAGACCAGTTTAGTTAAGCTGGTAATACTGATGGGCCAGGGTGTGTTTTTACCTGGAAGAACAGCTTTTTAAACAGACTAGCAAATCATATTGCATTGTGGTATTAAGCGAACTGTAACACAACAGAACACTACAGATATAAATGTTTATGAAGCTTTAAACTGGAATGACTCTTCAGCAAGTCAAGATCACAGATTTTTACACTGGGTATAAACATTGTATTATTTGACTGGGAAAAGCAATGGCAAAAAAGTAATCATTAAACAAATGCACCCCCACCTTTCTTAGACTTCCCCTTTGCAGAGACAgacttcttctttaaggaaacgGTCTGAGCATGCTCTCTCCACCGGCGTAGCTGAAAGTTGATGAATTTCCACATCATGAAGGCCTGAGTGGTGCAGATAGCAGCTAGCACAGTCACCCTGAGCAACAAACACACATTACAACATGCAGACTGTGAATATACTCATCTCAGAAAGCAATTATTTCAATATAAGACAGTGAGACGAATTACTGAGCAGCATTTCCTGAAAACAAACATGAAAATAAGTGTTTATGCAAACGTAATCTCATGCTGGAGGTGGCAATAGGaagatattttatcatattgcaaTAGTTCCTATCAtattaataacatatttttttgttaagtatattaAAGAAATaaccactgcttaaaaaaactgtactgtatttaaatgcAAGGAGAAtttctgtatttttcgcactaaaaggcgcacctaaaattctTTAgattcccaaaaatcatcagtgcgctttttaatctagtgcaccttaaaaataaattttaccagtcaggttgtaagaagcagtaaagacactccgctAAAGCACAGTGTTATACaagagattcagtttagttctccagtaccggggctgaagtagtattagcattagctgctaaccgcactagctttttcacagttcagaggtgagtatatcagactgtagtttgcgtgtttaccatttaaaacaagctacctggcatgaactgctagctaatatcatcctggcttaccagaacactccagttcctcagtgtagcgctgtcgggtggcattagcactagcagttagaagctaatgctaatactccagccttagtgctggaacaAATTGGGAattctaagcttaatgtaaataagcaGAAGATCTCTACTTACCCaaaaaaggagagaaatctgtgtagatttacatccagcactcgtttgacatcagttttgtttacttagcttagctttacttaacttagttatctaCCCTCCTACACCTCCTAAAGaaaaactccagtgtaaaatggacttttggtgtagtaaaacataaaaaaagtacttacctttgacgAATGGCACagctctgttctcccacagtgtcccgagatccagaaattttaacagtttgtccaaacacccttcagactgggtgacacggggcataatttgcaaggaggtttggagctactttgagctggataactgtggaaaaagcaatttattggggcaaattatgccccgtgtcatccagtctgaagggtgtttggacaaactgttaaaatttctggatctcaaaaTGCTGTAGGAGAACAGAGGAGTGCTATTCATCACAGGTAAGTACTTTATTTTACTAtaccaaaagtccatttcaccattttctctttaaaatgtgctttataatccggtgtgccttatgtacgaaaatagacgttcattaataatGCGCTTTATAAAACGTTGCAGCCtatatcgcaaaaaaaaaaaagcggtaATAGTCCAGTTTAATTGTATAAATTGAAGtagaattaaaatttaaatcacTGTATGGAAGAGTATTTAAATAGTATTCTAAGCATGTCACCACTGATGCATTACTGACTTATTATAAATATTGTGTGCAgtataaatatctttaaatatttttaccatattgatCAGCCCTATTTCTTGCTATGTCAATCTCCAAGTTTCCAGTGGTataactgtgctgtgctgttctgtTGTGAGCTGTTCTACCTGACAAAGAGCACGTTGAAGTTTCCCTCGCTGAGGTTGAGCCCCTGTTGTTCAGCTCCAGCCAGACCAAAGCCCACAGTCAGCACAGACAGAGACAGGGTCAACAACCGAGCCAGCACGAAGAGTACAGCCCACACACTGAACctgtacacaaatacacacacacaaacacacacacaaacacacacacaaacacacacacaaacacacacacaaacacacacacaaacacacacacacacacaaacacacacacaaacacacacacaaacacacacacacacacacaaacacacacacacacacacacacaaacacacacacacacacacgaaattATAGCCATTTTATAATATCGCCTCTAATTTAATACAAGGACTGATAATCCCCTTTTCCTTTTCTTCCTTTCTgttctctatttatctctctctttctcatttactGAGACGCCCaaattagctatagctctccattatctctaaCATTAACAATGAGCATGTGCCCATCACCTAATTCAATTTTATTGAATTAAACAGAACTGAATGGGACTGAACAagtaaatatttttaacaatattttcatTTCAGGGAGTTAAAATTAGTTCATAGAAGGTGGAGTGTGAGAAAAGACTGTATCAGCAGGAGACATCTGAGTAAAGCTCAGTCTACCAGATAGAGTGTTAGAAGAGTCTGAGCAAAGATTGGTTTATAAGATAAAGGTGGGGGAGTTAGAGTGTAGTTTTGAGTTAAATTCTTATCTTTAGTGATGCATTATTATTTCCATGTTACTTAAGCTGCTTTACTAATGCTCGTTTTCTACAGCAAGTAAAATTATCTGTGTGAATTTAAATCTGGTTCAGTATGAAAAACTTTGAGCATAACCTTTTATTTTGGGATATAAAGGATTAAACCACATTTGGAGCCAAAAAGCTTTAATCTGTGCTTTAATTTGTGCACTAATAGCAGCTTGGTGTGATTATAAAAGTGCAGATGTTTGTAAACTCACCCGGTCTGTCTCTCCTCGTTGCTGAAATAAATGATCCGCGAGACGTGGAAGAGAAGCTCAACGAAGTaatgcagcaccagcagcaccagaCCCAGACGGTTCAGACTGAAACACACAATAAGCACGTAAATAAACGATAGCACAAGTAAAATTCATCACTTAGCTTTTTTTAATACACAAAGCTTCTCATAAAAACGCATAagtaattattatattatgtccCACAGCAGCTTTAGAGTGAGGGGTTGTTTAAAATGACCAGGATAAAAAGATGATGCTCCTATCATTTTTTGTTAGTGAAACAAACAAGACAGCTAATGTCACAataacaattaaataataaaacaacattaaagctTGATTTCAATTTCAGTAATTTTGAGATGATCCCTGGCACTGGAACAGATGCTGTGATAGCCTTTTCATTTGTGCGACAAGGTGGAGAATATCATGCAGTCATAATAAGAAAAAGCAAAATCAGGAGGAGGGGGgggaagggggaaaaaaaaaaaaaaaaaaaaaaagcactttagtcatgagttttctttatttattttctgaaatcTGACAAAGGCGGTAATCTCGCCCAATAAATGTTTAGAGGCTAAATAGCAAAATGTCTTAAAAGGCAGGATTGTTCTCAACTAAAGCTAGCGCAGTTAGACGTGCTTGTCTCAGCTGTGGTCTTGATGCATTTGATTCCTGGTCTGGACTCTGTTTTCTGGTCCAAGTATCATTAAAAGTTATTACAACTGGTGTGCGGGTTAGACTGAAGTGTAATAGCTTTGTTTCATCATAGCAACAAACAGAGCAAAACAATCTGAGCAAACAGAGCTGAGCTCTGGTACTGTAATTTGATGAACACTTTGTTTCATAACAAATTAGGTATTTTACTGTTAAATACCtcatttttggcttcatttctatttAAATAAGAAAAGAGTGAAACCACATTCATTTCCATGCTTTTCtgcaataaatataaatgcataCACAACTAAAACACTTAGTTTAGGAGCCTCTACCAGGGAAATGTATAAATTGTAGTGTGAAAATGAAGTTGCCGAATGTTGTACATACTTTAGGATGTAAGCTCCCGCAATATGGACCAGGTACAGGCTGATATAAACCAGCTGACGGGGCATGTCCTCCTGGGAAGGGAAGAAAAAACATTCTGTGTAAGTACACAACAACACACAGACCTACTGTTAGTGCACAAACATGACTGACACTGTTTTGAACTGTTTTTATCGTAACAGCACAGCATTTCCTTCAGCTACTGTTTAGGAACCACTTCGAACCCCCAAGGGACACATCCGTCCCCTGACAATGATGGGAAGTGGGGTTGTTTCAGAATTGATGGAATCTGTAGCTCACACTGAAAAACGAGTCCTGCAAGACTTCACACACTCACCTTCTTGATCTTCTGGAAGTAGAGTTCAGGAATAGCGTGGAGCCAGTAGCCCAGCTGACAGATGTAGTAGAACTTCATCTGGAACCTGAATTAAACAGCACATCAAAGACAGAACCGGACATCAGTATTACAGCAAAATTCTGTCAAATCAGCAAAGCTTTAAGATAATGTTGCtaacaattattaaaaaactACCCCACTAGTTAGCAAGGAGCGTGCTACATGCCAAATATCATAATATAATTTTCTCAATTTAGCTGAAGGGGgctttttattaaagttttccTTTCCAGctcaaatggtgcagcagttacatGCTTGGTCTTGGCAAAAATGAAAGACATTGGCTTTAACATAGAGTTAAACCACAACGTAATCATATATGGAAACTTTGAAACTCTTGACCATAAAACTAAAGATGTATTATGGCATATTCTCTGTATTATAAACAGTAAGCTTTGGGAAAACCAGATGCAAAATGGTAATCAACCAAAGAAAAATTCCTGCAAATACGATTTTTAAACAAATCATTTGCGAACTCAAGAGGCTAAAGACAATGGACtccaaaactaaaatatatatatatttttaattaggtgttgtttaattaatcaattaattaatatttgaaTAATGCATGGTTGGAAATTGATGGTGCAGACTTTGTGTAAGGAAATTGATTTGCTGTGAttgaaaaatatgtataatttgtGATAATTTTGTAATGTActttgaaaataattaataaagtttgttttaaaaAGCAAAACTGATGTGTccacttaaggtggaacagataTTTCCAAAACACACAACTGCTTTTTAATGTCAGTCACTTCTTTTTCAGTCTCTTTGCTTGTGTGAGCTGGAGCAAATATTAGTACTTTCTTATACACTTTTCCCTCATTTCAGCTAGACCACTTAACAgctgtaccatttaaggtggaactctGCAGTTTGCTAAGTGCACTTTAATAATAACTTATAAAGGTCTCCTCATTATGGTTGAGTTTATCTGTCATTATGATGAAGACACAGTGATGAGTGATGATAATGTTGCTGAAAGAATACAATCTCCTATTAATCTACTCGTCACACACTGATCAAATCAGCCTTCCCTCACTCAGCTACACTATGTTAATCACACACCCACTAACACACAATGTAATTATTTGACCCTATAAAGCATAAGGGTTCTCCAGTCATTCGTTAGTGAATGTATCAATCACACACTGACAGATCCTAAAATGACTTTGTTTACAAACAATGTCACATAGCAAAATATGAATCATTTATATATTGTGAAGATTAAACTTTGATTAAATTGAGTTTAATCAAATAATCATATAAACAAATCTAATATGATGTGTATGCTCTGATAAATTGATGACATATTGGGATTGAAATCATGGATACCTGAAGTGAAAGTTTACTGATTATAAAGAATTCTACAGTAGCACAGAGTGGTAATCACAGAGAAGGCTACTTACGGCATCAGGGTGTGGGGGTAGCCTTCCCAGAGGCTGACCGGGTTGGACAGGATATGCTCCTACAGTGAATGACAGAAAAATGAATGGCACACCACAGACTAGTGTTGTCTTTAGAGTAAAAGAGATGTGTGGTGAATTGTTCTTACAGAGACGAGAATGCTGGCTCCCCACGCACATGAGAAGAGGTAAAAAGCACTCAGCTGGCCGGACTCATTAAACTTGCTGTGTTTGGTCTTGGAGAAGTGCATCTTCCTGTTAATTTTCTGTAGAGGAAGACATAAAAGGTCAGTAAAGACATAAGACCATCACTACACCTACACTCATCTTTAGTCAGTGTACTCATATGGGTTATAATACAGGCAGTATAAAGAAATAGATCCCGGTTAATCAAAGCAATGAAAGCAAGACACAAAACCTAATAACCTAAAAAGAGGTAAAAGTTAATTCAGTGCTGTGAATAACACAATCAGATAGTCTTTAAACACTTACATCAAGAATGTACTCCTGAATAATGGCGTGCATAATAATAGCCACCAGCATGTAGAAGAAGACGGTAGCCACATCCTTCAGCCCGTGCTGAAAGTAATTGATAGTTGTTTCCTCTGGGCCTTCTGTtgaacagacagacaaacacacacatgatttCCAGAATTGTTTCACTATAAATTAGCAGTAACTTTCTGAAAGACCTATATATCTGCTTTATAAAGCATGTCAGCAAGTTGCTAATCAAGAGGGTCCTAAAGCTTTTAAGTAATAAGTAGAAGAGGAATTTTCATCTCACTGGCAACTGGTCGACTTTAAAGGACCATATGTTTGCACACAGACTCTAAATGGTGTttcagctagtaaaaaaaaaagtttcctaatGCCCTTAGAGTGGTTTAAGAAGGTTGCCTCTGTAGATCCCTTATCTAAATGACCAGGCTGACCTTGCTTGGTTTGAGTTTTGcagtttatacttttatattatttgaaaCACAGAACAgattttcctaccactgctttgctgatgacactccgctatacctgtcgttctcaccagatgatcactcaatctctgcacgaatatcacagtgtctctcagacatatccgcatggatgaaggaacatcacctccaactaaacctctcaaagactgaacttctggtcataccagcaaaaccttctattcaacacaactttgccataaccatcgactctctctctctctcaccgacaaaggttgctaggaacctgggtgtcatggttgatgaccagcttctcttcacgcaccatgtggcctcagttgctcgatcctgccgctttgcgctttacaacatcggaaaaattcgaccgtttctgacgcaacaggccacccaactcctggtacaagctgtggtaatctcacgcctcgactactgcaatgccgtactaactggcctcccggcctgtgtagtaaaaccactacagatgattcagaatgcagcagcacgtctggtcttcaaccagccaaaacgggcacatgtcactccgctgctcattgagctccactggctaccggttgctgctcgcatcaaatacaaagtgcttacaatcgcctacaaggtgatgacagtacaggctccttcctacctgcactcgctcctgaaggcttacgctacctcaaggccgctgcgctcctccaatgaacgtcgcctcgctttgccaaacactcacacaaagcaatccagactgttctcatacagagttccccaatggtggaacaaactaccttccactaccagatcaggagaatctctcgctatctttaagaaactcctgaagacagagctcttcaaagagcacttactctcctaacacctctaacaaactaactaattctaacctcatctccttcttcctcttctctactcctctatcccattatttccctctgacctccttaaggccctatctatagatccTTTATTTTTAACTCCTATTATTtatgtacttaacctcttctattatttgcacttcaatattgtaagtcgctttggacaaaagcgtctgccaaatgtaatgtaatgtaatgtaaagataCATTTACTCCATTAAAAAGCAAACATCTGCAATGTGACTGCTAAGTGATCAGAATATTCTTACACTTACCGTTAGCTGTTACTGTGACGTTGTACTGGACCGTTATGAACAACACTGCAATTTTTGATGTGATCTGTAACAAAAAAGCAGCACAGTCAATATCATTTATACTATAGTAGTGCCTGCACATGTCACTCATGTTAATATTGACTTCCTCTCACAACAGAAAGCCTAATGCAACTAATAGCGGTCATAATCCCTTGAACATTTATGAATGGCTATTTTTGTGATGTTGAGATTCCTGGCGATATGAACATATTTGATTTTTTCATGAGTATACTACTGCAAGAAAACATTATTAAAAGTTTATTCAGTATAAACGTTTTAAAcatttagcaaaaacaaaaataaatctgtaaaccTCTGCCTGTTTTTTAAACAATAGTAACATACCAAAAGTAATGAAACAAAAGAAATAATGTATTGTAAAACTGGACAATACGGCAAAATCTAtgtcataatatatatttttttatttcgggCGACACAATACAAATTTGATATTGCTCGATATGATCAGTTCAAAAGTCACCACCCTTGGTGTATGTAATCATTCACTGACAGAGTTCAgtgatatgataaaaaaatatatcacaatatttaaagactttTACATGATACACAGGATTTATCGTATTTTGAcacgcagacaaaatgcatcagcagcagcggaTTTTGCTACCCTGCTATTAATATGCTCTTTCATTTTTGCTGCACAACTtccaatttaatgcttttttccCCTACACTTTCTATAATGAAATGTACAGCTGGGTCTGTGTTAATCACAGACTGATATTATTGATATGCTTATTGTCGATGTCCTTAGAacatttatcattaaacaataaaaaaataattacataaaacaaataagttatattgtccagctctaatgtaatgtaacaaaataactACCACAATACAATAATAGTAAAGAACATTTAGAACATGCATATAAACGGCAAACTGATTTCATGAGAGAATAATGCCATTTATGTATATTTGCAATTTCAGAGTAAGAATAAAATGTCATATTAGCATTTCaggcattaaaatatttttttgctgcaGCACCTTAAGTGCTTGTCTGTGAGTGGAAAGTGaattatttatgttaatgttataaatgatgttaataaagaaaaaaacacacaaaagcaaCAACAGTTAttcatttagttatttagttgTAACGGGTAAAAGcaggtaaataaataaagctatcaTTACAGTTCACTCTGCAAACCTAATTATATATCTGTAAGTTAGTAATGCCACGACATCCGTTCTTCTCGCTACGCCTACAGAAAAACTACAACTCCCATGATGCACCGCGTCTGCTATAGCCTGGCGCTACTTTTTAGAAAGAAAGAGGCTAAACTTTAAATGTAGAACTGACCGGGCACAGGATTTAGACACAGATTTGGATAATTTAGTTGTCTTTAAATGAGCAGGTGTGTGATTAGACCGGTCTCTGTTGtgagtgcgtgcgtgtgtgcacgTGAGACTTTGTGTGTGCGTCCACTGAATGCCACGTAACACTAAAGCTGCACAGACTCTCAGTCAGAGAAATACTGCTGAATAAACTCAC
This genomic interval from Astyanax mexicanus isolate ESR-SI-001 chromosome 1, AstMex3_surface, whole genome shotgun sequence contains the following:
- the tram1 gene encoding translocating chain-associated membrane protein 1, yielding MGIRKKSNKNPPVLSHEFVIQNHADIVSCVAMLFLLGLMFEITSKIAVLFITVQYNVTVTANEGPEETTINYFQHGLKDVATVFFYMLVAIIMHAIIQEYILDKINRKMHFSKTKHSKFNESGQLSAFYLFSCAWGASILVSEHILSNPVSLWEGYPHTLMPFQMKFYYICQLGYWLHAIPELYFQKIKKEDMPRQLVYISLYLVHIAGAYILNLNRLGLVLLVLHYFVELLFHVSRIIYFSNEERQTGFSVWAVLFVLARLLTLSLSVLTVGFGLAGAEQQGLNLSEGNFNVLFVRVTVLAAICTTQAFMMWKFINFQLRRWREHAQTVSLKKKSVSAKGKSKKANGVNGSLSTNGAGSPRAKKEKSS